A stretch of DNA from Spirosoma endbachense:
ACCATCCAGGGCCGCCCAGGGCGAATTAGGCGGAGGAAGCATGTTGTAATGACCGCCGTAAATCTGCTTTAAATCAACGCCGTCGCGGGCTAAATCGGCCCCTGTCGATAAGTTGGTACCTCGCGTCTGAATCTGAAATTTCGGGCATTCTTTACGAAACATATTCCAGAAACCCGCAATCAATTCTTTTGTATTCGCCAGTTTTTCGGGCGCAAACGCTTTCCCATTGAAGATGGCCCCCGTCGATGACCAGCCTTCGACACCGAACCCAAAGCCGTTACTGAGCCAGATGAAATCGTACCCCAGATCGGTCAGGAAATGCTGGCTCTGCCGACCCAGAAACGTACCAAAAGGCGTATTGGCCGGAATACCTTTTGGATATCCAGCATATGCATCCGCATCGGCGTTCAGGGTCGAATAACAACTGACCATGGTCTTGTGCCCCATGGCGTTGCCACCCAGAATTTCCGGATGTTTTTTGTACTTAAATTCTGATTTGGCAAACTCCGGCCCCGGATCAAACGTAGCGCCAATCCGAACGGGTTTGCCGGTAATTCGCTGACCCGTTTCTTTCAGTGTTTGAATAATGAACTTCAAATCACCGTACGTAAATGCGGGCGGGTTTTCCATGTACACATAAGCCCGTTCGTGAAGCGATAATTCTTTGGGTCCCGAACCAACTTCGTGCTCGGTGTTGGGGTTACCGATGTAACGCGCCCATTCGAGCGGCTGATCCAGCCTGCCTTTGTAATCCAGAATCTCCGACCCATCCGATGTCCAGAGCATCACCGAAACCGTATCGGTATGGCGCAACAAAGCCGACCATTGCGTAAAAAGCTCGGTAGCAACCTGCTGAATATAAGCCTTGTCGTTCTTCTTGAATGGTTTGAGCGACGCTTCCAGTGTAATGTTGTTGAATGGCTTTCCTCGTAGCGTCGAGTTGTCCAGATTTGGCGTATCGGTACTGGATATTTCCGAATACGTAAAACCAAAAATGGCTACGGTGAGCAGGCACAGTAAGAGTAAGGCTTGGGAACGCATGAGTAAAGGGTATGGGTTGAATTCTGTCATGCTGGTGAAGGTCGCAACGTAACGTTTAATATACTCTTGATTCTACGTTAAGATGCACTCGTCATCAGCATGACAAAAAAATAGACAAACGAATTTCCACCAATCTATTGTGCGATCAATAGCCCGGATTCTGCTTCAGTTTGGGATTCAGGTCTATTTCGGCTTGCGGAATAGGAAATAAAACCTCAAAATCCTGAACCGAAAAGTTAAGTTTCTGACTCGCATAATGGGCATTCAGGACCGTCTGCGCGCGCCCGGTCCGGACCAGATCGAACCACCGATGACCTTCATACAGGAACTCTATCCGCCGTTCGCGTTCAAGCGCCAGTCGTAAATCGGCCTGCGAAAGACCCGCCAGAACGGGTAGCTTGACACGCTGCCGAATCTGATTGATGTAGGGAAGCGCATCCGCTGGTTTGCCCTGTTCATTCAGCACTTCGGCATACATTAACAATATATCGGCATAGCGAAGAATCGTGAACGAAACGCTCCCATCACCCGGATCAACGGCCTTAAAATCCACAAACTTCAATCCATAACGACTGTATGATTTCTTGCCCCCAATCAATAAAACCGAATCGTTGACCGATATGGCCTTACGGGCGTCGCCGTTTTCATACGCTTTGATTAAGTCCAGCGTTGGCACGATACGGCCCGACCCCTGTGCATTTCCCGGAAAGATAGCCATACTCGTAATGGCGGGCGTAAACAGCGACGAATAGTTATTGCCCAGCGTCTGGCCCGACAGATAATCGACTTCCAAAAGCGTTTCCGGCAGATTGACATTACCGTTGGTCGACAGCGATTTATAATCGGCCACCAGCGAATACTGCTTTGAGTCGATCACCTCTTTCAGTTTGGTAGCTGCCAGATCGTAACTCAGTTGAGTCAGGTATACTTTACCCAGCAGGGCTTTGACCGTCATTTGCGAGGCTCTGGTTTTGTCGGCAGTAAGCGTGGCGGGCAAGAGTGTTTCGGCACTGGTCAAATCGGCCAGAATCAATTTGTAAACCTCTTCTTTGGGCTTCAGCGTTAAATCAGCGGCCGCTACCTGTGCCGGGCTGCTGAAGGTTTGCGTCGTGATGGGCACATTGCCAAACAAACGAACCAGATAAAAATAGCTGAACGCCCGCAGAAACTGTGCTTCGCCTTTAATCCGGTTCTTGGCGGTCTGATCGAAATTGACCGCATCGATCCGGTTCAACAGGTTGGTCGACTGCGAGATTGTGTACAGGCATGTATTCCAGACCGATCGAACAAACGCATTGGTTGCTGTAACCCCGTTCTGGTCCATTTGCATCTCATCGGCGGATGGCGACGACCACTGAATTTCAGCGTTATCGGTCGACAATTCGCCAATATACTGAATCGTACTGCCTCTATATAGCTCCCGTGAGGTACTATAAACCCCGACCAGGGCCGTCTCAAAATCATTCTGATTCTGATAGAAACTCTGATCACTAATCTGGTATGCTGGCTTCAGATTCAGAAAATCCTGGCAAGATGATAAAGTGGCCGTCAGAAACAATATGGCCAATATTCGCTTTTTCATGGCAGTAAAAGGAGAATTAATCAATGGAGTGATTAAAAAGTTACGCGCAGGCCAACGGTATAGGTCCGTGGGTTCGGATACGAGAAAAAGTCGACGCCACTCTTGGCCAGATTATCGCCCCCGGTGCTGCCTTCCGGATCATAACCCGGATATTTCGTGAAGGTGTAGAGGTTCGTCACATCGGCATAGACAGATAAGGCCTGGAGTTTCAATTTGCTAATGACCGTGGATGGGAATGTGTAGGAAAGATTAACATCCCGAATGCGGGTGAACGAACCGTCGAACAGGTATTTGGTCGTTCCGGCGCTAAAGCCGAAGGCATAGTCGTTCCGAATAGCCCGGCTGTACAAGCCTGCACCCGGATTTTCTGGTGACTTCCAGCGATCAGCCATCGACGCTAACTGATTCTGAACCCCGGCTCCATTCAAAGACACTTCCCCACCCTGGAAATAAATCTGATTGCCATAAGTACCATTCAGGCTAATGCTCAACGCGAAATTCTTGAAACTGAAGCGATTACCGAGACCCCAGGTAAATTTAGGCCAGGGGTTACCCACAATCGTTTTATCCGACGTATTGATTGTACCATTGCCATCCGCATCCTGGTATTTGTAATCGCCCGGCTGTACTCTTGGATTCTGGATAGGGCTTTTGCTGATTTCCTCCGGAGTCTGGAAAACGCCCAAAATGTTGAGGAGTCGGAAGCTGGAAATCGGATAGCCAACCTGTGCGACCTGATAATCGGAGGTGACGATTCGGGCCGCTTCGGAGTTGAGCGCCAGCACTTTATTGCGGTTCCAGCTGATGTTAAAATCGGTATTCCACTGAAATGGGCCTTTGCCGATGTTCTGCGAGTTAACCGTTAGCTCGATCCCCTTATTTTCGACCTCGCCAATGTTCTGAACTGACGTGCTAAAGCCGGAAGCGGATGGCAAGGTTACGTTCAGCAGCAGGTTCTTCTTATAAGCCTGATAGGCATCGACCGTAAACGACAATCGGTTCTGAAACAGCGACAAATCCATGCCGACGTTCGATTGTACGGATTGCTCCCAGGTCAGTTCGTCATTCGCTAAACTGTTCGGCACCACCCCCGATACGATCTGCCCGTTCGATACGGTGCGAGCAACGCCCAGCAATCCCTGAGTGGCATAATTTGGGATCAGGTTATTACCCGAAACCCCAAAACTGGCTCTGAGTTTCAGATCACTGATAAAACTGGCCGATTTCATAAAAGGCTCATCCGACAAACGGTAAGCCGCTGAAATCGACGGGAACGTGCCCCAGCGATTTTTTGCGCCGAACCGCGAGCTGCCATCCTGTCGAATGGTTGCGGTCAGTAAGTACTTTCCGGCATAGGTATAATTGACCCGAGCCAGCCACGACATGATAGCCCATTCGCTGATGTAATTCGTACCCGTCGAGACGGTACCGGCTGCCAGAAAAGGTACATAATCTGTAGAAAAACCAGTTGCCCCAGCCTGCAAAATTTCATCCGAATTTTTCTGGATGGTATAACCTACTAAGGCATCGATATCGTGTTTTCCGCCAAACTTATGCCGATAATTCAGGGTATTTTCGTTCAGCCAGTTCAGGCTTTTTACTTCAGTTGAACCCGCTGTAGCCGCCCCCGTCCGACTGGTAGCCAACCCTACCTTCGACGATTTCCATAAGCGTGTCACATTGTTGGAATAATTCACGCCAACCGATGTTTTCAGAATAAGTCCCGGTGCCAGTTCAAATTGCAGGTAATTATTGGTGAACACATTGGTATTGTTGCGTTTATCCGAAAACTCGGCGGCAATTACCACCGGATTTTCGACCGGAATACCCGTTGGGCTGGAAAACTCAGAATAAGGTGTTCCATCGGCATTATACACCGGAATAGTTGGATCGCTTGCCAGCGCTGCCGAAATCAGTCCCCGGAATTGCAGGTGACCTTCGGCACGGGCAAAATCGCCGTACGAGTGTGCGCCAGAAAACGAAGCGCCTATTTTCAGGCGTTGGCTAAGTTGGGCATCGATGTTGGTACGCAGGGTAAATTTGCTGAAGTCAGAGCCGATGATGATGCCTTTCTGGTTGAAATAGCCGCCCGACACGTAATAACTGACATCCTTACTGGTGCCACTGGCCGACAGCTGGTAATTCTGAACCATCCCTTTTCGGAAAATGACGTCCTGCCAGTCAGTACCATAGCCTTCGTCAGCAAACTGACCCGGATTCCGGAATTCGGGTTTGACCTGGGTAGCGGTGCTGCGCACATTATTCGGATCAGACGCTTTCCCGCCCGCAAACACCCAGGCGTTGTCGCGTCCTTCAGCGACGAATTCAGCATATTGGCGAGGTGTTAACAACTTCATCTTCCTGGCCAATTCCTGAACCCCGGTCGAATGTTCGAAGCTGATGGTAGGTTTGCCTAACTTGCCCCGTTTGGTGGTAATGATAATGACGCCGTTGGAACCTCGTGAGCCATATATGGCCGTTGCCGACGCATCCTTCAGCACCTGAATCGACTCAATATCAGCAGGATTAATGATGCTAAGTGGGTTGATGCGGTTCGTTGAGCTACTATTGGCAATACCACTGGCCGTATAGGAGTTCGAACTGAAAGTACTCAAATCGGAACCTCCTCCGCCCGTGCCAATGGCATATCCATCCACCACATACAGGGGCGAGTTACCGCCCGTAATGGAGCTGATACCCCGAACAATCACGTTGACATTTCCCCCCGGCGCGCCCGAGGTTTGCGTGATTTGCACACCGGCCACTTTTCCCTGCATCATCTGATCGACGCTTGTGGCTGAGGGTACCGGCACCAGGTCTTTACTGGTGAGGTTGACGATAGAGCCGGTAAGATCTTTTTTGCGCTGTGTTCCATAACCAACCACAACCACATCCTGCAATTGCTGCTGGTCAGTTTTTAGGGCGACATTTATGCTCGAACGCGGTTGGCCGTTGCCATTCGTAACGGCAATTTCCTGTGGAGCATAGCCAATAAAGCTGACAACCAGCGTTGCATTGCCCGATACATTGAGTTTAAAGCTACCATTCGTATCGGTCGTCGTACCGTTTGTGGTTCCTTTTTCCGTGATGGTCGCTCCGACCAACGCTTCACCGTCTTCGTCAGCCGTGATTTTACCACTTACCAACCCTTTGGTTGATTGAGCAGACACAACCTGTACGACGGCTAAAACACTCAACATGCTCCCAATCACCAGGAGCCGTAGCCGATGGAATAAAAAATGGTTCATAAGTTAGAGATTAAGGGTTTAAGGAGGTAGGGCAATCTTATCCGTCAATGATGACTGATTCGATTTTCAGGTAATCGGCAATCTTTTGAATCGTTTCGGCATGGTGGCCGACGCCCAGGGCAAAATGGTGCGTTGGGCCTTCTTTGATCCATCGTTTGAGGAACGTGCGGACATCCGGTTTGAAAAAACCCCGCGTGTTGGTATTACCGGTTGGTGGTATTGGTCCTGCGATGGATTCGCCTTCAGCAATGATGAATTTCATTTTGCCCTCATAGGTCGAGTTGATGCTCAGCATCGTAATCGGTCCTTCTTTGATCTTAAATTCGACACCGGCGCCGAAACCCGGCTTACCGTGGTATTTTTTCAGGCTCCGCAACACTGGCTGACCTTCGGCAATGGCGATATTGTGGGGACCATCATGCCCAACCAGCACAAAATCTTCCTTGAAATCGACGGGATGGAACTCGGCGAAGCTACCTCCAATGTCCAGCCGCTCCATGATGAGCATCGCAATACAGGTTTTCAAATCCGATTCACCACACATGGGAAACCCAGCACCCTGGAGTAGTGAATTGCCGACAATCAGATTCGACATAACGACCCGCGTATCGCTACCTTCTGGGCCATCGTAGTAATAGGCTAATCCATCGAGCTTTTTGGCTTTAATGAATTTTTCCAGTGCAACAGCCGCCTGGGCAGCTATGTGCAGATCGGAATCCCTTAGTTTTTCGGAAATTGGGTCGGAGACCGGATCGGGCGTATCAAAAAAAGCCAGAATACGCTCTTTAACGGCATCTATTTCCGCGTCGGTTGCCTGATGATACTGCGTAACAATCTCATGAGCCTCGCACTGAACAATGTGGGCGCCAAAATGAGCCGTCAGCATCGTCGAATCCGAGTGCATATCGAGCATGGCTTCGATCGGATGACCGATATGCCCGATTTTGGCCGTTTTCAAATCATGTAGAACAGCCGCGATTCGGCAATATTCTTCGAGTTCACTATCGACGGCGGGGTCGTCATACAACGTTCCGATAATCATCTGCGGCACTTTTTTGCCCATCCGAACGGCTACCCCAGCAAACTCCGGCAAAGCACAGATATCATCGTTATACAATTGCAGATACGTTGATGCATGACTGTAATCCATCGCTTTATCGGGCTGAAGGGCGACCAGAACAATCGGTGTTTCGATGCTTTTGATGATTACGCCAAACGTGCTCGACGTAGCATAGGTAAGCATATCACAGAAAATCAGATCCAGATTTGCCGCATTGAGTTTTGGAACAAGCTCGTAGGCTTTCGTTACATCGTCGACCAGCCCAAAATCTATGATTTCTACCGAGTTCAGCGATTCTACTTTCTCAATAAAAACGGTCTGTTTTTTCAACAGATCGTCTAATAATCCGTCAAACTGACCCCAATATTTGAAATAGCCTACACCAAACACGCCAATTCGGGGACGTGTCTTTTTTCGTTTTACAATACCCGCTTCATGAACCGGCGCAACACTATTTAGTATGTGATTCTCCATAACACTCAGTTTGTGTCTTTATTAGATTCAGTTAGTGCACTAAGTTAAAAAATGAGCAAGTCTCCCCTCTCGTATACCAATTGTTGAAAAAAAGGTGATTATTAAACAGACGCGGGGATATCCTGTAGTAATCCCTCCTGTTTATCGCCTAAATAGAGGCTTTTAATGCTGGGGATCAGCACAATCAATAAAATGAAAGCCAATGGATAAAGTAATCCTGATGCGATCCAAAGTGGACGATAGGAGTATTCCTGAATGATGGCTCCCATGAGCGGATTAAGCAGTAAACCCGAAACAGCGCCCGCCGTGCCCGACAAACCAACAACGGTTGAGGTAGCTTTCTGCCCGAACATATCCGAGATGGACGTGATGTAATTCGTAATCCAGAAACCGTGGGCAAACATAAACACCGACATCAGGGCAACCGCCACTTCAACCGATGACACCCATTCAATAGCCGGTGCTGCGAGGGTAAGCAAGGCGGCAATACCCATGACCGTTTTGCGGGCTTTATTCACCGAAAAATTTCGGGCGATGAGCTGCCCCGAAAACCAGCCACCCAGTACATTGGCAACGCCCAATGCCAGAAAGGGTATCCAGAACAATTTACCAATCTCTTCAAATGACACATTCCGTACCGAACTAAGGTATTTCGGAATCCAGAACATCATAAAATAAAAGACGGGGTCGAGCAGGAAACGAATGATAATGAAAACCCAGGTTGGGCGCTTTTTGAGCAAAGTCAGAAACGGCACTTTATCGGCTTGTGTTGGCCCGCTTTCCGTGCCAGAAGCCATATTTTCTTTCTTCCAGGGTATTAACAACCAGGCAATTACCCAGGCTATTCCTATCAGGCCAGGAATAAGAAACCCACCCCGCCAGCCGTAATGCTCCGATAACCAGATGGTTAGTGGTGGAGCAACTACTGCTCCGATGGCCGATCCGCCAATAGCGATGCCATTGGCCAACGCGCGCTCTTTTTTATCGAACCACCGATAAACTGTCCAGGCTGCTCCCGGAAAACAACCTCCTTCGCCCACACCCAGAAAAAACCGAAAGGCTACCAGTTGAGAAAAACTGTTTATGACAGCATGCAGACTATTGGCAATGGACCAAATCCCTACCGAAAGCGCTAATCCCGTTTTGCCACCCACCCTGTCAATAAGCCAACCGCCCAGCGTAAACATGATCGCATAGCTAATCAGGAAGCTGGTATTGATCATGCCATATTGAACATCCGTAATCTGAAACTCCTCCTGAATCTTGATAATAGCAATCGACAGTACCTGTCGATCCAGAAAACTCAGCCCGGTTGCAATAAAAAGGAGGCAAACAATCAGCCAGCGGATGTTTTTTTGCATAATACTTAACGCACTAAGTTAACGCTCACAAAGATATAAGTTCAGAAATGTGAAAATCAATAGTTATAGTATTTTTTTTCAATCAAATAGAAATAATTCCTTGACCATTGTCGGTATACTGCCAGGTTAAGCAAACCAGCAACTGATACTGTCCTCAGCAAAAGTGATTCGGTAACGATTAATAATGATGTGACAGTGAAAGGAGTGTCAACAACTCTAAAATGAGGAACAGGTATCAAGAAAATCCGCCTGATAGAGGAACCCGATGAAGAAGATTGTAAAATTGGTGGTAGTAGTAATGGGTTGCGAATGGATTCCCTGAAGAAAATCTAGTCAGAATTCGGCGCGGCTCATTTGTCAACGACACAACTTCGGCAGTTTGTTAAGCCCCTGGAACTTCTAAAGAGGGATTATAACCAAAAAATCCGTTAATCCTGTAAATTCTGACTAAAAAAGCTGTACTTTTGCACTTCAAAATTCGAACCGACAAGTAAACTAAGATATAGTCATGGGAATAACTGAACTAAAGCGTAAGGGCCGCCGGAACCGCGCTATCGCGAATAACAAGACGAACGCTATCAAACAACTGCTACGTAAGCCGGTCATCAAAAACGTTGACGTTGAAGCGATCAAGGCATCATTCGCTGAGAAGAAAGCAGCATAATCTGGCCAAATAAGGTATACCTATTTATCCGATTAACTTGTTATCCAGTACATAAGACAAAACCTCGCCTTAACTCGGCGAGGTTTTCCGTTTTGGTCGGGATCGCTCCCATTCGCGGTCTCGTTTTTTGAGTTCCCGACGCACAAACCGGCGATAATCCAGCTGAGCCCGATAACGAACAGCCTGCCCAAACAACAATAGCCCTCCGTTCATAAGAATCAGGCTGTAGGCTCCCCACAAGAACCATTGCTGAAAGGTAGCGCCGTTGTGTTTTGCGTCGGCCGCTATCGTGAATACGCACAATCCTGCGCTAAAGAGCAACAAGCCCAGCGGAGCAACAATTAGCCCCTTGGTGCGTGTGCTCATTCGTTTAACCAATTTTTGACCGGGTGGTTTTGCAAGCTTGGTCATAGTGGATATAGGAGTCAATACGTTATGCGTATAACGTAAAGCAATAAGCTTTCGTTAAGCGTAGATTAACATTTGTAGCCTGCAAAGTAATAAGTATTTCGATAAATCTGTCTCTATGACGGATACTCAATGGTCGCTCCGGTTTCTTTAAAGCCCTTAGGCTCCCAAAATCGTTTCCATCCTTCGCTGATGAACCCAATACCATAGCCTGTTAGCTGTATAAAAGCCGCTTCCACGCTCAAAAGGCCTACTTTTACGCTTTTCTCCTTCCGCGTGGCATCAATCAAAATAAGGAAAGCAATTAGAAGCAATACACCGACGGCCAGCCCAAATAGAATTGGGCTAATGATCGCCCAAACCGGAATCGAAAATACAAATAAGGTAAACAATGCCGGAATGGCATGTACGAGTTTCAACTCATTCGGGTAGTATCGCGAGATGTTTATGCGCGCGCGACCAAAAAAGCGTAACTGCCGAAAAAACTGTCCAAAATTCGTTCGACGTTTGTGGTAGATGAAAGCCTCCGGAATTAGGCCGGTCTTGAAGCCCCGCTCAATAATTCGGATAGCAAACTCAATGTCCTCGCCCATTCGGCTCAGTTTATACCCACCGATCGTTTCCCAGACCTTTCTCGACAAACCCATGTTGAAACTTCGAGGATGAAAAGTGCCCCCCAGATTCTTCTTACTACCTCGAATGCCGCCCGTTGTAAAAGGCGACGTCATGGAATAGCTTATCGCTTTCTGAATGGGCGTAAAATCGGGGTGAGCCGCATCCGGACCACCATATGCATCGAGCCAGCCGGACTCAAGGCGCTGGTTTACGGCCGCAAAATAGTGTGGGGGAATCAGGGCATCCGAGTCAAAAATGACGAAATAATCGCCCTTAGCGCGTTCAAAACCGTAATTTCTGGTGAAGCCCTGCCCTGAATTTTCTTTAAAAAAGTAGCGAATGTCGAGTTGATTGGCAAAGGCACTTACAACGCCATCCGCTTTATCCCTGGAGCCATCTTCAACAACGATAACTTCAAAATTTGTATAGGTCTGTTTCGTCAGACTAAACAACAGTTCACGCAGTTCGTCGGGGCGATTGAAAACAGGAATAATGATAGAGAATCGCATGGGTAGAATGATGAATGCTGATGGATGAGTACTAAGACCGTGCCACTATTAAGAGCATCATCAGAAACCGTGGCACGGTCCTAGTACTCATCCATCAGCCTTTCACCGTTAATCGTTCATTGCCTCTTGTAAACTCTCTTCATTTGCCTGAATGATCTGTGCGACCAAAGCATCAGTGAGCGCAACGGATAAAAACAGGCTTTCAAACTGCGAGGGAGCCAGATAAACACCCCGCTTCAGCATGGCATGGAAATACCGGCCGAACAGCGGCAAATCACACGTTTTTGCC
This window harbors:
- a CDS encoding RagB/SusD family nutrient uptake outer membrane protein, producing the protein MKKRILAILFLTATLSSCQDFLNLKPAYQISDQSFYQNQNDFETALVGVYSTSRELYRGSTIQYIGELSTDNAEIQWSSPSADEMQMDQNGVTATNAFVRSVWNTCLYTISQSTNLLNRIDAVNFDQTAKNRIKGEAQFLRAFSYFYLVRLFGNVPITTQTFSSPAQVAAADLTLKPKEEVYKLILADLTSAETLLPATLTADKTRASQMTVKALLGKVYLTQLSYDLAATKLKEVIDSKQYSLVADYKSLSTNGNVNLPETLLEVDYLSGQTLGNNYSSLFTPAITSMAIFPGNAQGSGRIVPTLDLIKAYENGDARKAISVNDSVLLIGGKKSYSRYGLKFVDFKAVDPGDGSVSFTILRYADILLMYAEVLNEQGKPADALPYINQIRQRVKLPVLAGLSQADLRLALERERRIEFLYEGHRWFDLVRTGRAQTVLNAHYASQKLNFSVQDFEVLFPIPQAEIDLNPKLKQNPGY
- a CDS encoding SusC/RagA family TonB-linked outer membrane protein, which codes for MNHFLFHRLRLLVIGSMLSVLAVVQVVSAQSTKGLVSGKITADEDGEALVGATITEKGTTNGTTTDTNGSFKLNVSGNATLVVSFIGYAPQEIAVTNGNGQPRSSINVALKTDQQQLQDVVVVGYGTQRKKDLTGSIVNLTSKDLVPVPSATSVDQMMQGKVAGVQITQTSGAPGGNVNVIVRGISSITGGNSPLYVVDGYAIGTGGGGSDLSTFSSNSYTASGIANSSSTNRINPLSIINPADIESIQVLKDASATAIYGSRGSNGVIIITTKRGKLGKPTISFEHSTGVQELARKMKLLTPRQYAEFVAEGRDNAWVFAGGKASDPNNVRSTATQVKPEFRNPGQFADEGYGTDWQDVIFRKGMVQNYQLSASGTSKDVSYYVSGGYFNQKGIIIGSDFSKFTLRTNIDAQLSQRLKIGASFSGAHSYGDFARAEGHLQFRGLISAALASDPTIPVYNADGTPYSEFSSPTGIPVENPVVIAAEFSDKRNNTNVFTNNYLQFELAPGLILKTSVGVNYSNNVTRLWKSSKVGLATSRTGAATAGSTEVKSLNWLNENTLNYRHKFGGKHDIDALVGYTIQKNSDEILQAGATGFSTDYVPFLAAGTVSTGTNYISEWAIMSWLARVNYTYAGKYLLTATIRQDGSSRFGAKNRWGTFPSISAAYRLSDEPFMKSASFISDLKLRASFGVSGNNLIPNYATQGLLGVARTVSNGQIVSGVVPNSLANDELTWEQSVQSNVGMDLSLFQNRLSFTVDAYQAYKKNLLLNVTLPSASGFSTSVQNIGEVENKGIELTVNSQNIGKGPFQWNTDFNISWNRNKVLALNSEAARIVTSDYQVAQVGYPISSFRLLNILGVFQTPEEISKSPIQNPRVQPGDYKYQDADGNGTINTSDKTIVGNPWPKFTWGLGNRFSFKNFALSISLNGTYGNQIYFQGGEVSLNGAGVQNQLASMADRWKSPENPGAGLYSRAIRNDYAFGFSAGTTKYLFDGSFTRIRDVNLSYTFPSTVISKLKLQALSVYADVTNLYTFTKYPGYDPEGSTGGDNLAKSGVDFFSYPNPRTYTVGLRVTF
- a CDS encoding L-fucose/L-arabinose isomerase family protein is translated as MENHILNSVAPVHEAGIVKRKKTRPRIGVFGVGYFKYWGQFDGLLDDLLKKQTVFIEKVESLNSVEIIDFGLVDDVTKAYELVPKLNAANLDLIFCDMLTYATSSTFGVIIKSIETPIVLVALQPDKAMDYSHASTYLQLYNDDICALPEFAGVAVRMGKKVPQMIIGTLYDDPAVDSELEEYCRIAAVLHDLKTAKIGHIGHPIEAMLDMHSDSTMLTAHFGAHIVQCEAHEIVTQYHQATDAEIDAVKERILAFFDTPDPVSDPISEKLRDSDLHIAAQAAVALEKFIKAKKLDGLAYYYDGPEGSDTRVVMSNLIVGNSLLQGAGFPMCGESDLKTCIAMLIMERLDIGGSFAEFHPVDFKEDFVLVGHDGPHNIAIAEGQPVLRSLKKYHGKPGFGAGVEFKIKEGPITMLSINSTYEGKMKFIIAEGESIAGPIPPTGNTNTRGFFKPDVRTFLKRWIKEGPTHHFALGVGHHAETIQKIADYLKIESVIIDG
- a CDS encoding MFS transporter, giving the protein MQKNIRWLIVCLLFIATGLSFLDRQVLSIAIIKIQEEFQITDVQYGMINTSFLISYAIMFTLGGWLIDRVGGKTGLALSVGIWSIANSLHAVINSFSQLVAFRFFLGVGEGGCFPGAAWTVYRWFDKKERALANGIAIGGSAIGAVVAPPLTIWLSEHYGWRGGFLIPGLIGIAWVIAWLLIPWKKENMASGTESGPTQADKVPFLTLLKKRPTWVFIIIRFLLDPVFYFMMFWIPKYLSSVRNVSFEEIGKLFWIPFLALGVANVLGGWFSGQLIARNFSVNKARKTVMGIAALLTLAAPAIEWVSSVEVAVALMSVFMFAHGFWITNYITSISDMFGQKATSTVVGLSGTAGAVSGLLLNPLMGAIIQEYSYRPLWIASGLLYPLAFILLIVLIPSIKSLYLGDKQEGLLQDIPASV
- a CDS encoding glycosyltransferase — protein: MRFSIIIPVFNRPDELRELLFSLTKQTYTNFEVIVVEDGSRDKADGVVSAFANQLDIRYFFKENSGQGFTRNYGFERAKGDYFVIFDSDALIPPHYFAAVNQRLESGWLDAYGGPDAAHPDFTPIQKAISYSMTSPFTTGGIRGSKKNLGGTFHPRSFNMGLSRKVWETIGGYKLSRMGEDIEFAIRIIERGFKTGLIPEAFIYHKRRTNFGQFFRQLRFFGRARINISRYYPNELKLVHAIPALFTLFVFSIPVWAIISPILFGLAVGVLLLIAFLILIDATRKEKSVKVGLLSVEAAFIQLTGYGIGFISEGWKRFWEPKGFKETGATIEYPS